A genomic segment from Tuwongella immobilis encodes:
- a CDS encoding zinc-dependent alcohol dehydrogenase family protein, which translates to MLALQFDRCGPPTEVLRLVDCPDRSLRPGELRIRMHAAPINPSDLLYIAGNYPLPAQPPCIAGFEGVGTVIESGGGFLARWRKGQRVVVLSPEGTWCQHAIAPALRVIPVPETLRDEQAATFFVNPMTALVMIERVLRLRRGQWLVQSAANSVLGKMIIRLCRSRGIHTLNLVRRSASIPELLEIGADAVLPLDAAGGEAAIPDLVRQQTKGIGAAAGIDAVGGTLASTLLESLAPRGRLLVYGLLSGQPIAFNPRLLMTQGKQIEGFWLAEWFQRHSPLTMLGLIRQVTRGILAGTLATPVAATYPLDDYSAAIAHAQQSDRAGKILFRF; encoded by the coding sequence ATGCTCGCCTTGCAATTCGATCGCTGTGGACCGCCAACCGAGGTGCTTCGGCTGGTCGATTGTCCCGATCGTTCGCTCCGGCCTGGCGAACTCCGCATTCGCATGCACGCGGCACCCATCAACCCGTCCGATTTGTTGTATATTGCCGGCAACTATCCGTTACCCGCCCAACCGCCGTGCATTGCCGGATTTGAGGGCGTTGGCACCGTCATCGAATCCGGCGGGGGATTCCTCGCTCGCTGGCGAAAGGGGCAGCGCGTCGTCGTGCTCAGCCCAGAGGGAACTTGGTGCCAGCACGCCATTGCCCCCGCGCTCCGAGTCATTCCAGTCCCTGAAACGCTCCGCGATGAGCAAGCCGCCACCTTCTTCGTCAATCCCATGACCGCGCTGGTGATGATCGAGCGCGTGCTCCGCCTGCGTCGTGGTCAATGGCTCGTGCAATCGGCGGCCAATAGTGTGCTGGGGAAGATGATCATTCGACTGTGCCGTAGTCGAGGAATCCACACGCTGAACCTCGTCCGCCGATCTGCGTCGATTCCCGAACTACTCGAAATCGGGGCGGATGCGGTGCTGCCATTGGATGCCGCCGGCGGAGAGGCGGCCATCCCCGACTTGGTCCGCCAACAAACCAAGGGCATCGGAGCCGCTGCCGGAATCGACGCGGTCGGCGGTACCCTCGCCAGCACACTGCTGGAATCGCTCGCGCCGCGCGGCCGACTGCTGGTCTACGGCCTGCTCTCCGGCCAACCGATTGCCTTCAATCCCCGATTGCTCATGACCCAGGGCAAGCAAATCGAAGGATTCTGGCTGGCCGAGTGGTTCCAGCGTCACTCGCCGTTGACCATGCTGGGACTCATTCGCCAAGTGACCCGCGGCATTCTGGCCGGAACCCTCGCGACTCCCGTGGCCGCGACTTACCCACTCGACGATTATTCCGCCGCGATTGCTCACGCCCAACAATCCGACCGTGCAGGTAAAATCCTCTTCCGATTTTGA
- the larB gene encoding nickel pincer cofactor biosynthesis protein LarB yields the protein MTPDQLQTLLSAVQNGTLSVEQAASQLHPTVGELDFATVDLHRRDRCGYPEVIFAEGKTPEWTAGVVERLRQAGQDCFATRVNDDQAAYLATRFPDGIQDRIGRTFWYPQSTEPRTLVGNVLVLTAGTGDLPVAHETLNTLTAMGVQSQRIVDVGVAGLHRLLRHLPTLQSADVVIVVAGMDGALPSVVGGLVDCPVIAVPTSVGYGTTFGGVAPLLTMLNACSAGVVTVNIDAGFKAGYTAALIARRVAKRNVSE from the coding sequence ATGACGCCCGACCAACTTCAGACGCTGCTTTCCGCGGTGCAAAATGGCACCCTTTCCGTCGAGCAAGCCGCCAGCCAGTTGCACCCCACCGTCGGCGAGTTGGATTTTGCCACCGTCGATCTCCACCGACGTGACCGCTGCGGCTACCCTGAAGTCATCTTCGCCGAGGGGAAAACTCCCGAGTGGACCGCCGGAGTCGTCGAGCGATTACGCCAAGCCGGGCAAGATTGCTTCGCCACCCGCGTCAACGACGATCAAGCTGCCTATCTCGCCACCCGATTTCCAGACGGCATCCAAGACCGCATCGGTCGCACCTTCTGGTACCCCCAATCGACCGAACCCCGCACGCTCGTCGGCAATGTCCTTGTTCTCACCGCAGGCACCGGCGATCTCCCCGTCGCCCATGAAACGCTCAATACCCTCACCGCCATGGGTGTGCAAAGCCAGCGCATTGTCGATGTCGGCGTCGCCGGCCTGCACCGCCTCCTGCGACACCTCCCCACCCTGCAATCCGCCGATGTCGTCATCGTCGTTGCCGGCATGGACGGAGCACTCCCCAGCGTCGTCGGCGGACTCGTCGATTGCCCCGTCATCGCCGTCCCCACCAGCGTCGGCTACGGCACCACCTTCGGCGGCGTCGCACCCCTACTCACCATGCTCAACGCCTGCTCCGCCGGCGTCGTCACCGTCAATATCGACGCCGGCTTCAAAGCCGGCTACACCGCCGCCCTCATCGCCCGCCGTGTCGCAAAAAGAAATGTGAGCGAATGA